One stretch of Podospora bellae-mahoneyi strain CBS 112042 chromosome 2, whole genome shotgun sequence DNA includes these proteins:
- a CDS encoding hypothetical protein (EggNog:ENOG503P12J; COG:S), whose translation MAGHFSTIFSSTSSFGYANIDVPIQDLAATQTEDNLYIDPILSATTQRFLNDTHSKTYFTSMGVSAIPPPTQQRFASPMSSHEPSSASGSAPSPGAETESYYEHPTTPPEVPSVFSPTPGQFDDFSSTHDAIIRFTGSGMMPSYGAWTDGGMNSLYNDNDMDYSQGMFFEPSYTPTQCDMSTNQNTVGSDFIRLASPAEDMPMIKEEIQASTSYSSPLKRELDHDSDSSSEESSLPPTPKRHSDSGSEDEHRPAKKTKLNNNNHPAPIIQQQCIPTQAWHPQPQQQQQQQQQPPKQQRLPKPSPRRINHLAPSSVSFKCPDCNRTDFPDRTDFDTHVKKQHTRPFTCVFHFAGCEATFAAKNEWKRHVITQHLLLDYWLCTEGVCAKTNNGGCRLPNGAIFNRKDLYTQHLKRMHMPAGAKKLCAGRANKGGVLTPGEKEEMAGWEVRLRELQERGKRERCKLPEVMRCPVKGCKVGEFRGPEAWDQRMEHVAKHLEGAALGREGQVRFGGDEDGSLVEWARSREVGIIERGGRGGRWELRKVLERQGGGGNGQVRGGQGQKGRGVREEIVVSGRGEEEDAEGDVDAEGEEE comes from the coding sequence ATGGCTGGCCACTTCTCAACCATCTTCAGCAGCACTTCGAGCTTTGGATATGCGAACATTGACGTTCCTATCCAAGACTTGGCTGCGACACAGACTGAGGATAACCTTTACATCGACCCTATCCTCTCCGCCACCACTCAGCGGTTCCTGAACGACACCCACTCCAAGACATACTTTACGAGCATGGGCGTTTCCGCTATTCCACCACCGACGCAACAACGATTCGCCAGTCCCATGTCTTCCCACGAGCCGTCCTCCGCCTCGGGCAGCGCCCCGAGTCCCGGTGCTGAGACTGAATCTTACTACGAGCATCCCACGACCCCCCCTGAGGTCCCATCTGTCTTCTCACCCACGCCAGGGCAGTTTGACGACTTCTCGAGCACTCACGACGCCATCATCAGGTTCACGGGCTCGGGCATGATGCCGAGCTACGGGGCCTGGACTGACGGCGGCATGAACTCGCTctacaacgacaacgacatgGACTACAGCCAGGGCATGTTCTTTGAGCCGAGCTACACACCCACCCAGTGCGACATGAGCACCAACCAAAACACCGTCGGCTCCGACTTTATTCGTCTTGCCAGTCCGGCCGAGGACATGCCCAtgatcaaggaggagatccAGGCTTCTACTTCTTACTCTTCTCCCCTTAAGCGGGAGCTCGACCACGACAGCGACTCCTCTTCCGAGGAgtcttccctccccccaacccccaaacgccaCTCCGACTCTGGCTCTGAAGACGAGCACCGCCCTGCCAAGAAAACcaaactcaacaacaacaaccatcccgctcccatcatccaacaacaaTGCATCCCAACCCAAGCCTGGCACCCCCagcctcaacaacaacaacaacaacaacaacaaccgcccaagcagcagcggctccccaaaccctccccacGCCGGATCAACCATTTGGCTCCCTCCTCGGTATCCTTCAAATGCCCCGACTGCAACCGAACCGACTTTCCCGACCGCACCGACTTTGATACCCACGTCAAGAAGCAGCACACCCGCCCCTTCACTTGCGTGTTCCACTTTGCCGGCTGCGAAGCGACCTTTGCGGCCAAGAACGAATGGAAGCGTCACGTCATCACGCAgcacctgctgctggacTACTGGCTCTGCACAGAGGGTGTGTGCGCCAAGACGAACAATGGCGGCTGTCGTCTGCCGAATGGGGCGATTTTCAATCGCAAGGATTTGTACACCCAGCACCTGAAGAGGATGCACATGCCTGCTGGGGCGAAGAAACTTTGTGCTGGGAGGGCGAATaaagggggggtgttgacgccgggggagaaggaagagatggccgggtgggaggtgaggttgagggagctgcaggagagggggaagagggagaggtgtaAGCTGCCTGAGGTTATGAGGTGTCCTGTCAAGGGGTGTAAGGTGGGGGAGTTTAGGGGCCCGGAGGCGTGGGATCAGAGGATGGAGCATGTGGCTAAGCATCTGGAGGGGGCGgcgttggggagggaggggcaggtcaggtttgggggggatgaggatgggagcTTGGTTGAGTGGGCTAGGAGTAGGGAGGTGGGGATTATTGAAcgggggggacggggggggaggtgggagttgaggaaggtgttggagaggCAGGGGGGTGGCGGGAACGGGCAGGTTAGGGGGGGACAGGGAcaaaaagggaggggggtgagggaggagattgtggttagtgggaggggggaggaggaggatgcggagggggatgttgatgctgagggggaggaggagtaa